Proteins encoded within one genomic window of Cellulomonas xiejunii:
- a CDS encoding acyl-CoA thioesterase: MTLPDARHDPVGAVLRALDLTADAQRPDVFEGLSLPQPQGRVFGGQVLAQALLAAGRTVDDDRLPHSLHGYFLRPGDDSAPIDFVVERLRDGRSFSARRALAQQGGNPILAMTASFQEQQPGIEYAESMPDVPGPDEVASALDVLGDVDHPMARFWAQESAFDLRHVPGPIYMRPDADSPLGRQSVWARARGPVPDDQLLHRALLAYACDQIMLEPVLRRAGLPWATPGLSMASLDHAMWWHRDVRVDDWLLFTQSTPSAQGGRGLGAARVFDRSGALVASIAQEGMVRVPL; the protein is encoded by the coding sequence ATGACGCTGCCCGACGCGCGCCACGACCCGGTGGGCGCCGTCCTGCGCGCCCTCGACCTGACCGCGGACGCGCAGCGGCCCGACGTCTTCGAGGGCCTGAGCCTCCCGCAGCCCCAGGGACGGGTCTTCGGCGGCCAGGTGCTGGCGCAGGCCCTGCTCGCGGCGGGACGCACGGTCGACGACGACAGGCTCCCGCACTCGCTGCACGGGTACTTCCTGCGGCCGGGCGACGACTCCGCACCGATCGACTTCGTCGTCGAGCGGCTGCGCGACGGCCGGTCGTTCTCGGCGCGGCGCGCGCTCGCGCAGCAGGGCGGCAACCCGATCCTCGCGATGACGGCGTCGTTCCAGGAGCAGCAGCCGGGCATCGAGTACGCCGAGTCGATGCCCGACGTCCCCGGACCGGACGAGGTCGCCTCCGCGCTCGACGTGCTCGGCGACGTGGACCACCCCATGGCCAGGTTCTGGGCGCAGGAGTCGGCCTTCGACCTCCGTCACGTCCCGGGCCCCATCTACATGCGCCCGGACGCGGACTCGCCCCTGGGGCGCCAGAGCGTATGGGCACGGGCGCGCGGGCCTGTCCCTGACGACCAGCTGCTGCACCGTGCGCTGCTCGCGTACGCGTGCGACCAGATCATGCTCGAGCCGGTCCTGCGCCGGGCCGGTCTGCCGTGGGCCACCCCGGGGCTGTCCATGGCGAGCCTGGACCACGCCATGTGGTGGCACCGCGACGTGCGCGTCGACGACTGGCTGCTGTTCACCCAGTCGACCCCCAGCGCGCAGGGCGGCCGGGGCCTGGGAGCGGCACGGGTGTTCGACCGTTCGGGCGCGCTGGTCGCGTCGATCGCGCAGGAGGGCATGGTGCGCGTCCCCCTCTGA
- a CDS encoding mechanosensitive ion channel family protein encodes MTRSTTSPSPDATMSTLSQGVKEIPRWLTELGEWFVGVPLRIVLIIVFSAIVLLLLRRAIAGITRHIAEGEPVIERGVLRPIGRSEVGSVLLRANPLANARRAQRARTIGSVLRSTASVVVWSLAAVLVLDSLGVNLAPFIASAGIVGVAVGFGAQSLVKDFLSGLFMLLEDQYGVGDVVDVGPATGTVEAVALRVTKIRDEDGTLWYVPNGSMVRVGNKTQGYSTAVVEVDVDYFVDLDEARTLLRQAAQDVAADPVVGAYLRGEPSVTGAEKLAADAVGLRLSVRTEPAMQWEVARHLRVAVRRALEEAAVPLAGQRDALVAHQERIGGRPVTGAAPAGPDTSTDAATEPSSDDTTQDGQPARDPHDTPVHEAVEPDQPPRSTQ; translated from the coding sequence ATGACGCGGTCGACCACGTCCCCGAGCCCCGACGCGACCATGTCGACGTTGTCGCAGGGCGTGAAGGAGATCCCGCGCTGGCTCACCGAGCTGGGCGAGTGGTTCGTCGGCGTCCCGCTGCGCATCGTCCTCATCATCGTGTTCAGCGCGATCGTCCTGCTCCTGCTGCGCCGCGCGATCGCCGGCATCACGCGGCACATCGCCGAGGGCGAGCCGGTGATCGAGCGCGGGGTCCTGCGCCCGATCGGACGGTCCGAGGTCGGCTCCGTCCTGCTCAGGGCGAACCCGCTGGCGAACGCCCGGCGGGCGCAGCGGGCGCGCACGATCGGCTCGGTGCTGCGCTCGACCGCCTCGGTCGTCGTCTGGTCGCTGGCCGCGGTGCTCGTGCTCGACTCGCTCGGCGTGAACCTGGCGCCGTTCATCGCGTCCGCCGGGATCGTGGGCGTGGCCGTCGGCTTCGGCGCGCAGAGCCTCGTGAAGGACTTCCTGTCGGGCCTGTTCATGCTGCTCGAGGACCAGTACGGCGTCGGTGACGTCGTCGACGTCGGCCCCGCCACCGGGACCGTCGAGGCCGTGGCCCTGCGCGTCACCAAGATCCGCGACGAGGACGGCACGCTCTGGTACGTGCCGAACGGCTCGATGGTCCGCGTCGGCAACAAGACGCAGGGGTACAGCACGGCCGTCGTCGAGGTGGACGTCGACTACTTCGTCGACCTCGACGAGGCCCGCACGCTGCTGCGGCAGGCCGCGCAGGACGTCGCGGCCGATCCCGTCGTCGGTGCGTACCTGCGCGGCGAGCCCAGTGTCACGGGCGCCGAGAAGCTGGCTGCCGACGCCGTGGGACTGCGGCTGTCCGTGCGGACGGAACCGGCGATGCAGTGGGAGGTGGCCCGCCACCTGCGGGTCGCGGTGCGCCGCGCGCTCGAGGAGGCGGCGGTGCCGCTCGCGGGGCAGCGCGACGCGCTGGTCGCCCACCAGGAGCGGATCGGCGGGCGCCCGGTCACGGGCGCCGCGCCGGCGGGCCCGGACACGAGCACGGACGCGGCCACGGAGCCCTCGTCGGACGACACCACGCAGGACGGCCAGCCGGCGCGCGATCCGCACGACACCCCGGTCCACGAGGCGGTCGAGCCCGACCAGCCACCGCGATCGACGCAGTGA
- a CDS encoding prolyl oligopeptidase family serine peptidase gives MTTQPLRQDPRPASPVATYPVAQRADLVEDLHGRRVADPYRALEDADDEGTQRWSRAQDDLYGAYRSGLTARAAGTPFADETLHARLSTLLGAGFVSAPAWRGDRRFFTRRSGDQEHAVVVVAEPGPDGTETERVLIDPLALDPTGTTTLDGWQPSKEGDLIAYKVSHGGTEESVLHVLDVATGELVDGPIDRARHSPVAWLPGGEAFYYVRRLAPDLLPADEQQYHRRVWLHRVGTPADQDAEVFGAGLPMTSYYGLQVSRDGRWLIVSAAAGTAPRNDVWIADLTTPGAPEAPAFVEVAVGLDAEVGAWVARDGRLLVHTDLDAPRGRLAVTDPTTPGVEHWVTLLPQDDVAVLEDVALVDAGDPSQPTALLAAWRRHTVSEVTVHDARTGARTGEVPLPGLGSVSGLVTRPDGGPEVWFGYTDHVTVPRVHRYDATTGAVTLWAAPPGELPDLPAVRTQQIEVTSSDGTTVRAFVLARADRVAADGRPLAPAPTVLYGYGGFQISLDPAYSATTLAWVEAGGVYVVANLRGGGEEGEEWHRAGMRAAKQNVFDDFHAVAEHLVATGWTTPDRLACWGGSNGGLLVGAAVTQRPDLWAAAVCSAPLLDMVRYQRFGMGVTWTEEYGDGDDPEELGWLLGYSPYHRVVDGTAYPAVLFTVFEGDSRVDPLHARKLAAALQHATTSDPAERPVLLRREVGVGHGARALSRTIGLSVEQLQFVADRTGLLGAAR, from the coding sequence GTGACGACCCAGCCGCTGCGCCAGGACCCGCGCCCCGCCTCACCCGTTGCCACCTACCCGGTCGCGCAGCGCGCCGACCTCGTCGAGGATCTCCACGGCCGGCGGGTCGCCGACCCGTACCGAGCCCTCGAGGACGCCGACGACGAGGGGACGCAGCGCTGGTCCCGCGCGCAGGACGACCTGTACGGCGCCTACCGGTCCGGGCTGACGGCCCGGGCTGCCGGCACACCGTTCGCCGACGAGACGCTGCACGCGCGGCTGAGCACGCTGCTCGGCGCGGGCTTCGTCAGCGCGCCCGCGTGGCGCGGCGACCGGCGGTTCTTCACCCGGCGGTCGGGCGACCAGGAGCACGCCGTGGTCGTCGTCGCCGAGCCCGGACCGGACGGGACCGAGACCGAGCGCGTCCTGATCGACCCGCTCGCGCTCGACCCGACGGGGACGACGACGCTGGACGGGTGGCAGCCCTCGAAGGAGGGCGACCTGATCGCCTACAAGGTGTCGCACGGCGGCACCGAGGAGAGCGTGCTGCACGTGCTGGACGTCGCGACGGGCGAGCTGGTGGACGGGCCGATCGACCGGGCTCGCCACTCCCCCGTCGCCTGGCTGCCGGGCGGTGAGGCGTTCTACTACGTGCGCCGCCTCGCGCCCGACCTGCTGCCGGCCGACGAGCAGCAGTACCACCGCCGCGTCTGGCTGCACCGCGTCGGCACGCCCGCGGACCAGGACGCCGAGGTGTTCGGCGCGGGGCTCCCCATGACGAGCTACTACGGCCTTCAGGTGAGCCGCGACGGACGCTGGCTGATCGTCTCGGCCGCGGCCGGCACGGCACCGCGCAACGACGTCTGGATCGCCGACCTCACGACGCCCGGCGCCCCCGAGGCGCCCGCCTTCGTCGAGGTCGCGGTCGGTCTCGACGCCGAGGTCGGTGCGTGGGTCGCGCGTGACGGACGGCTCCTCGTGCACACGGACCTCGACGCTCCCCGTGGACGCCTCGCCGTCACGGACCCCACGACCCCCGGCGTCGAGCACTGGGTGACGCTGCTCCCGCAGGACGACGTCGCGGTCCTGGAGGACGTCGCGCTCGTGGACGCGGGTGACCCGTCGCAGCCGACGGCCCTGCTGGCGGCGTGGCGACGGCACACGGTCAGCGAGGTCACCGTCCACGACGCGCGCACGGGTGCCCGCACGGGCGAGGTCCCGCTGCCCGGCCTGGGCTCGGTGTCCGGGCTCGTCACCCGGCCCGACGGCGGCCCGGAGGTCTGGTTCGGGTACACCGACCACGTCACGGTGCCGCGCGTGCACCGGTACGACGCGACCACGGGCGCCGTCACGCTGTGGGCGGCACCCCCCGGTGAGCTGCCCGACCTGCCCGCGGTCCGCACGCAGCAGATCGAGGTCACGAGCTCCGACGGCACGACCGTGCGGGCGTTCGTGCTCGCGCGGGCGGACCGCGTGGCCGCCGACGGGCGTCCGCTCGCTCCGGCCCCGACCGTCCTGTACGGGTACGGCGGCTTCCAGATCAGCCTCGACCCCGCCTACTCGGCCACCACGCTCGCGTGGGTCGAGGCGGGCGGCGTGTACGTCGTCGCCAACCTGCGCGGCGGGGGCGAGGAGGGCGAGGAGTGGCATCGCGCGGGCATGCGGGCCGCGAAGCAGAACGTGTTCGACGACTTCCACGCGGTCGCGGAGCACCTGGTGGCCACCGGCTGGACGACACCGGACCGGCTCGCGTGCTGGGGCGGGTCCAACGGGGGCCTGCTCGTGGGAGCGGCCGTCACGCAGCGACCCGACCTGTGGGCGGCGGCCGTGTGCTCGGCGCCGCTGCTCGACATGGTCCGGTACCAGCGGTTCGGGATGGGCGTCACGTGGACCGAGGAGTACGGCGACGGCGACGACCCCGAGGAGCTCGGCTGGCTGCTCGGGTACTCGCCGTACCACCGCGTCGTCGACGGCACCGCCTACCCCGCGGTGCTCTTCACGGTCTTCGAGGGTGACTCGCGCGTCGACCCGCTGCACGCCCGCAAGCTCGCCGCGGCGCTGCAGCACGCGACGACCTCCGACCCCGCCGAGCGGCCGGTGCTGCTGCGCCGGGAGGTCGGCGTGGGGCACGGGGCACGCGCGCTGTCGCGCACGATCGGGCTGTCGGTCGAGCAGCTGCAGTTCGTCGCCGACCGCACGGGCCTGCTGGGAGCGGCACGATGA
- the ptsP gene encoding phosphoenolpyruvate--protein phosphotransferase, giving the protein MGSSSVVGIGVSPGRAVGPAVHLPDPVAEPPAGRRLPPGADRQAAAQRIAASADAVRDELDAAALAAEGDSAALLHATAAMAADPSLVADAQQRVLEEHLVPERAVWEAADAVSAQFEALGGHLAERVRDVVDVRNRLVAHLTDQQAPGVPVRPHPYVLVAQDLAPALTATLDPQRVVAVVTAAGGPTSHTAILARARGIPAVVAAPGVLDVAEGTVLLVDGAAGTVTPDPSDDAVRRVRALAGAVRTFDGDGRTADGHRVELLANVGDPADAQAAADSGAQGVGLFRTEFAFLDRTQAPDVDEQTAAYGRVLSAFTGRKVVVRTLDAGADKPLPFLHAAAETNPALGVRGLRVAQERPDVLEDQLTAIARAAAAHPGTTTWVMAPMVATVDETEQFVAACARHGLTTAGIMVEVPSAALLAGPMLAHARFASIGTNDLTQYTMAADRLLGAVASLSDAWQPAVLRLVESTALGGAAQARPVGVCGEAAADPALAVVLVGLGVTSLSMTPRALPDVAAVLAATDLATCRVLARRAADSSSAADARAVVRAGLPVLDALGL; this is encoded by the coding sequence GTGGGCAGCAGCAGCGTCGTCGGCATCGGCGTGAGCCCAGGCCGCGCGGTCGGTCCGGCGGTCCACCTGCCCGACCCCGTCGCCGAGCCGCCGGCCGGGCGACGGCTGCCTCCCGGAGCCGACAGGCAGGCCGCCGCACAGCGCATCGCGGCGTCCGCCGACGCCGTCCGCGACGAGCTCGACGCCGCCGCGCTCGCGGCCGAGGGCGACAGCGCCGCGCTGCTCCACGCCACCGCGGCCATGGCCGCGGACCCGTCCCTGGTCGCCGACGCGCAGCAGCGCGTCCTCGAGGAGCACCTCGTGCCCGAGCGCGCGGTGTGGGAGGCCGCCGACGCGGTGTCGGCCCAGTTCGAGGCGCTCGGCGGGCACCTGGCCGAGCGCGTGCGGGACGTCGTCGACGTGCGCAACCGGCTGGTCGCCCACCTCACCGACCAGCAGGCGCCGGGCGTGCCCGTCCGACCGCATCCCTACGTGCTCGTCGCCCAGGACCTCGCCCCGGCGCTCACCGCGACCCTCGACCCGCAGCGCGTCGTCGCGGTCGTCACGGCGGCCGGCGGCCCGACCTCGCACACCGCGATCCTCGCTCGCGCGCGCGGCATCCCCGCGGTCGTGGCGGCCCCCGGCGTGCTCGACGTCGCGGAGGGCACGGTGCTGCTGGTCGACGGCGCCGCCGGGACGGTCACCCCGGACCCGTCCGACGACGCGGTGCGCCGGGTCCGCGCGCTCGCCGGTGCGGTGCGCACCTTCGACGGCGACGGGCGCACCGCCGACGGGCACCGCGTCGAGCTGCTCGCCAACGTCGGTGACCCCGCCGACGCACAGGCTGCCGCCGACTCGGGCGCGCAGGGGGTCGGGCTGTTCCGCACCGAGTTCGCCTTCCTCGACCGCACGCAGGCCCCCGACGTCGACGAGCAGACCGCCGCGTACGGGCGGGTGCTGTCGGCGTTCACGGGCCGCAAGGTCGTCGTGCGCACGCTCGACGCGGGCGCCGACAAGCCCCTGCCCTTCCTGCACGCGGCGGCCGAGACGAACCCCGCCCTCGGCGTGCGCGGGCTGCGGGTGGCCCAGGAGCGGCCCGACGTCCTGGAGGACCAGCTCACGGCGATCGCCCGCGCGGCCGCGGCCCACCCGGGCACGACGACGTGGGTGATGGCGCCGATGGTCGCGACCGTCGACGAGACCGAGCAGTTCGTCGCAGCGTGCGCACGCCACGGCCTGACCACGGCCGGGATCATGGTCGAGGTGCCGAGCGCGGCGCTGCTGGCGGGTCCGATGCTCGCGCACGCCCGCTTCGCGAGCATCGGCACCAACGACCTCACGCAGTACACGATGGCTGCGGACCGCCTGCTGGGTGCCGTCGCGTCGCTGTCCGACGCGTGGCAGCCGGCGGTGCTGCGCCTCGTCGAGTCGACCGCGCTCGGCGGTGCCGCGCAGGCACGGCCCGTCGGCGTGTGCGGCGAGGCCGCCGCCGACCCCGCGCTGGCCGTCGTGCTCGTCGGGCTGGGCGTCACGTCCCTGTCGATGACGCCCCGTGCGCTCCCCGACGTCGCCGCGGTGCTCGCCGCGACGGACCTGGCGACGTGCCGCGTGCTCGCCCGGCGCGCGGCCGACTCCTCGAGCGCGGCCGACGCGCGTGCGGTCGTCCGTGCCGGGCTCCCCGTCCTGGACGCGCTCGGCCTGTGA
- a CDS encoding DNA topoisomerase IB has translation MVRLRRVRLDQPGWTRRRAGRGFAYLDVERRRIEEREHLERVRALAIPPAWRDVWISPWPNGHIQAAGLDDAARRQYLYHAQWQARRARLKHEHVLDVARRLPAARRRVRADLALDGMPRDKALALAFRLLDRAYLRVGTEGYTRRHGSFGLATLRRDHVRVLPDEDGRPGAVHLLFPAKSGQVRDTVVDDGVVAELVRTLLRRRDDSRELLAWRDDAGWHDVTSADVGRYVRDRLGEATPKDFRTWHATVLAARGLAEAGPPPRSERGRRRVVAAVVKDVAEELGNTPTVARSSYIDPRVVELWERGEAIVPTRSQHVAERRTLDLLTS, from the coding sequence ATGGTCCGTCTGCGACGTGTGCGCCTCGACCAGCCGGGATGGACCCGGCGCCGCGCGGGGCGCGGGTTCGCGTACCTCGACGTGGAGCGCCGGCGCATCGAGGAGCGCGAGCACCTCGAGCGCGTGAGGGCCCTCGCGATCCCGCCGGCGTGGCGTGACGTGTGGATCAGCCCGTGGCCCAACGGCCACATCCAGGCTGCGGGTCTCGACGACGCGGCACGCCGCCAGTACCTCTACCACGCGCAGTGGCAGGCGCGGCGTGCCCGGCTCAAGCACGAGCACGTGCTGGACGTCGCCCGCCGGCTGCCGGCCGCGCGCCGCCGGGTGCGGGCCGACCTGGCGCTGGACGGCATGCCGCGGGACAAGGCGCTGGCCCTGGCCTTCCGCCTGCTCGACCGCGCGTACCTGCGCGTGGGCACCGAGGGCTACACACGGCGGCACGGGTCGTTCGGCCTGGCGACGCTGCGCCGGGACCACGTGCGGGTCCTGCCCGACGAGGACGGCCGCCCCGGTGCGGTGCACCTGCTCTTCCCCGCCAAGTCCGGTCAGGTGCGGGACACCGTGGTGGACGACGGGGTCGTCGCCGAGCTGGTCCGCACCCTGCTGCGCCGACGCGACGACAGCCGTGAGCTGCTGGCGTGGCGCGACGACGCCGGCTGGCACGACGTGACCAGCGCCGACGTGGGTCGGTACGTGCGCGACCGGCTCGGGGAGGCGACCCCGAAGGACTTCAGGACATGGCACGCGACGGTGCTGGCGGCACGCGGCCTCGCCGAGGCGGGCCCACCACCGCGGAGCGAGCGCGGCCGCCGCCGCGTGGTCGCGGCGGTCGTGAAGGACGTGGCCGAGGAGCTCGGGAACACGCCCACCGTCGCACGCTCGTCGTACATCGACCCCCGCGTCGTCGAGCTCTGGGAGCGCGGCGAGGCGATCGTCCCCACACGATCGCAGCACGTCGCCGAGCGCCGCACGCTCGACCTCCTGACCTCCTGA
- the malQ gene encoding 4-alpha-glucanotransferase, translating to MPETTTHEDLWRLAAAYDVVPGYRGHDGHDHEASDETVVRVLAALGVDASSPARIALALANVENMPWRRVLPPVVVVRQGDSVQVPVHVTHGDPVDVWLDVEPDAGGGRRELAQVDVVVEPRSVDGRLVGRATFVVPDDLPLGWHELHAEGPSAHAHSPVVVTPRRLELPERLREGSAWGLMAQLYSVRSSTSWGVGDLADLAELGWLAAHRWGADFLLVNPLHAAEPVEPLTASPYLPATRRFVNPLYVRVEDVRETAYLSAADRALVEWAAEPVLALDADTGPIDRDTVWAAKRAALEVVYAHPRSAARQAAFDAFVEEEGEGLREFALWCALVERHGPVEGWSEDLRDPLSDAVAAAAVELADRVVFWSWLQWVADEQLERAQRVVRDAGMALGIMHDLAVGVHAQGADSWALRDVLATGASVGAPPDMYNQQGQDWSQPPWHPEALARAAYRPYRDMLRTVLRHAGAIRIDHVIGLFRLWWVPVGNSAKDGAYVRYDHDALIGILALEAHRAGAVVIGEDLGTVEPWVSDYLNERGILGTSVLWFEQEHDGRPRPPEAYRELALATVTTHDLPPTAGYLAGEHVTLRDRLGLLSEPVAQVRQAAAAERDRMLDALRERGLLSHDPSEREIVEALHRWIRATPSVLQGVSLADAVGERRAQNQPGTDQEYPNWKVPLADGTGRLVLLDDLFTNARAQSLADAMNE from the coding sequence GTGCCCGAGACGACCACCCACGAGGACCTCTGGCGGCTCGCCGCCGCCTACGACGTCGTGCCCGGCTACCGAGGGCACGACGGCCACGACCACGAGGCGAGCGACGAGACCGTCGTCCGGGTGCTCGCCGCCCTCGGCGTCGACGCGTCCTCCCCGGCGCGCATCGCGTTGGCGCTGGCCAACGTCGAGAACATGCCGTGGCGGCGTGTCCTGCCTCCCGTGGTGGTCGTGCGGCAGGGAGACTCCGTCCAGGTGCCGGTCCACGTGACGCACGGCGACCCCGTCGACGTCTGGCTCGACGTCGAGCCGGACGCGGGCGGGGGTCGCCGCGAGCTGGCGCAGGTCGACGTCGTGGTCGAGCCGCGCTCGGTGGACGGGCGACTGGTCGGGCGCGCGACGTTCGTCGTCCCCGACGACCTGCCGCTGGGCTGGCACGAGCTGCACGCCGAGGGGCCCAGCGCGCACGCGCACAGCCCGGTCGTCGTGACACCGCGACGGCTCGAGCTGCCCGAGCGACTGCGGGAGGGGAGCGCCTGGGGGCTCATGGCCCAGCTCTACTCGGTGCGCTCGAGCACGTCGTGGGGCGTGGGCGACCTCGCGGACCTGGCCGAGCTGGGCTGGCTCGCGGCGCACCGGTGGGGCGCGGACTTCCTGCTGGTCAACCCGCTGCACGCGGCGGAGCCCGTCGAGCCGCTCACCGCGAGCCCGTACCTGCCGGCGACGCGGCGCTTCGTCAACCCGCTGTACGTCCGCGTGGAGGACGTGCGCGAGACGGCGTACCTGTCGGCCGCGGACCGTGCCCTCGTGGAGTGGGCCGCGGAACCCGTGCTCGCGCTGGACGCCGACACCGGCCCGATCGACCGCGACACGGTGTGGGCCGCCAAGCGCGCCGCCCTCGAGGTGGTGTACGCCCACCCGCGGTCGGCGGCGCGGCAGGCCGCGTTCGACGCGTTCGTCGAGGAGGAGGGCGAGGGGCTGCGCGAGTTCGCGCTGTGGTGCGCGCTCGTCGAGCGGCACGGCCCCGTGGAGGGCTGGAGCGAGGACCTGCGTGACCCGCTGTCCGACGCGGTCGCGGCAGCGGCCGTCGAGCTGGCCGACCGTGTCGTCTTCTGGTCGTGGCTGCAGTGGGTCGCGGACGAGCAGCTCGAGCGCGCGCAGCGCGTCGTCCGTGACGCCGGCATGGCCCTGGGGATCATGCACGACCTCGCCGTCGGCGTGCACGCGCAGGGCGCCGACTCGTGGGCGTTGCGCGACGTCCTGGCCACCGGGGCGTCCGTGGGTGCCCCTCCCGACATGTACAACCAGCAGGGGCAGGACTGGTCGCAGCCGCCGTGGCACCCCGAGGCGCTCGCGCGCGCCGCGTACCGCCCGTACCGCGACATGCTGCGCACGGTGCTGCGGCACGCCGGGGCCATCCGGATCGACCACGTCATCGGCCTGTTCCGCCTGTGGTGGGTGCCCGTGGGCAACAGCGCCAAGGACGGCGCGTACGTGCGCTACGACCACGACGCCCTCATCGGGATCCTCGCGCTGGAGGCGCACCGCGCCGGTGCGGTCGTCATCGGCGAGGACCTCGGCACCGTCGAGCCCTGGGTGAGCGACTACCTCAACGAGCGCGGCATCCTCGGCACGTCCGTGCTGTGGTTCGAGCAGGAGCACGACGGGCGGCCCCGCCCGCCCGAGGCGTACCGCGAGCTGGCGCTGGCCACCGTGACGACGCACGACCTGCCGCCGACCGCCGGGTACCTCGCGGGGGAGCACGTCACGCTGCGCGACCGCCTCGGCCTGCTGTCGGAGCCCGTCGCCCAGGTACGCCAGGCCGCCGCTGCCGAGCGCGACCGGATGCTCGACGCGCTGCGCGAGCGCGGGCTCCTGAGCCACGACCCCTCCGAGCGGGAGATCGTGGAGGCGCTGCACCGGTGGATCCGGGCGACGCCGTCCGTCCTGCAGGGCGTCTCCCTGGCCGACGCCGTCGGGGAGCGCCGCGCGCAGAACCAGCCGGGCACCGACCAGGAGTACCCCAACTGGAAGGTGCCGCTCGCCGACGGGACCGGGCGGCTGGTCCTCCTCGACGACCTGTTCACCAACGCCC
- a CDS encoding PTS sugar transporter subunit IIA, whose translation MTLLRLTSPVPGVVRPLSAVPDEVFAGEMVGPGVALEPDRNGRQDVLAPCDGVVGALHPHAFALELDDGRGVLVHVGIDTVTLAGLGFDLRVERGQRVRAGQVVLTWSPVDVAAAGLSTMCPVIALQGDPAAVTSSVADGDHVDAGQALLEWAPAP comes from the coding sequence GTGACCCTGCTGCGGCTCACGAGCCCTGTGCCCGGTGTCGTGCGACCGCTGTCGGCGGTGCCGGACGAGGTCTTCGCCGGCGAGATGGTCGGGCCGGGCGTGGCGCTCGAGCCCGACCGCAACGGGCGGCAGGACGTCCTGGCACCGTGCGACGGCGTGGTGGGCGCCCTGCACCCCCACGCGTTCGCGCTCGAGCTGGACGACGGGCGGGGGGTGCTGGTGCACGTCGGCATCGACACCGTGACCCTCGCGGGCCTGGGCTTCGACCTGCGCGTCGAGCGGGGGCAGCGCGTCCGCGCGGGCCAGGTCGTGCTGACCTGGTCACCCGTGGACGTCGCCGCGGCCGGCCTGTCGACCATGTGCCCCGTGATCGCCCTGCAGGGGGACCCCGCAGCCGTCACGTCGTCGGTCGCCGACGGCGACCACGTGGACGCGGGTCAGGCGCTGCTGGAGTGGGCCCCCGCCCCCTGA
- a CDS encoding globin yields MRDDSFYATVGGHETFVRLVDEFYRGVAADPVLKPMYPEEDLGPAAERLTLFLEQYWGGPTTYSDQRGHPRLRMRHAPYKVNPDARDRWLEHMRAAVDTLDLAPLHRAQLWDYLERAAHSMLNTFED; encoded by the coding sequence GTGAGAGACGACTCGTTCTACGCCACCGTCGGCGGGCACGAGACGTTCGTCCGGCTGGTCGACGAGTTCTACCGGGGCGTCGCTGCCGACCCGGTCCTCAAGCCCATGTACCCCGAGGAGGACCTGGGCCCGGCCGCTGAGAGGCTGACGCTCTTCCTCGAGCAGTACTGGGGTGGCCCGACGACGTACTCGGACCAGCGCGGCCACCCGCGCCTGCGTATGCGCCACGCGCCGTACAAGGTCAACCCCGACGCCCGCGACCGGTGGCTGGAGCACATGCGCGCTGCGGTCGACACGCTCGACCTCGCCCCGCTGCACCGCGCCCAGCTCTGGGACTACCTGGAGCGCGCGGCCCACTCCATGCTCAACACCTTCGAGGACTGA
- a CDS encoding glucose PTS transporter subunit EIIB, translating to MRRPTPGESALSKAEQILAALGGETNVVDLEPCITRLRVEVGDVDLVDEAALKASGAFGVVRSGRIVQVIVGPEADNLAAELDGLR from the coding sequence GTGAGACGGCCGACACCCGGGGAGAGCGCATTGAGCAAGGCAGAGCAGATCCTGGCGGCGCTGGGTGGCGAGACGAACGTCGTCGACCTCGAGCCGTGCATCACGCGCCTGCGGGTCGAGGTCGGTGACGTGGACCTCGTCGACGAGGCCGCGCTCAAGGCGAGCGGCGCGTTCGGTGTCGTGCGCTCGGGTCGCATCGTCCAGGTCATCGTCGGTCCGGAGGCGGACAACCTCGCCGCCGAGCTCGACGGCCTGCGCTGA